In Gossypium raimondii isolate GPD5lz chromosome 12, ASM2569854v1, whole genome shotgun sequence, a single window of DNA contains:
- the LOC105765222 gene encoding probable glutathione peroxidase 8, protein MTTLTPNNPDSVYAFTVKDAEGNDVDLNIYQGKVMLIVNVASKCGMTNSNYTELNQLYEKYKDQGLEILAFPCNQFGEEEPGSNVEISEFVCTCFRSEFPIFDKIEVNGDNASPLYKYLKLGKWGIFGDDIQWNFAKFLVSKDGQVVHRYYPTTSPLSLEYDIKKLLE, encoded by the exons ATGACGACCCTAACTCCAAATAACCCAGACTCCGTCTATGCTTTTACTGTTAAG GATGCTGAGGGAAACGATGTGGATCTCAATATTTACCAAGGAAAAGTGATGTTGATTGTTAATGTTGCTTCCAAATG TGGAATGACAAATTCCAACTACACAGAACTGAACCAATTATACGAGAAGTATAAAGATCAAG GCTTGGAGATTCTTGCTTTTCCGTGCAATCAATTTGGAGAGGAGGAACCAGGATCAAATGTTGAGATTTCTGAATTTGTTTGCACCTGCTTTAGATCGGAATTCCCTATCTTTGATAAG ATTGAAGTAAATGGTGATAATGCCTCTCCACTGTACAAGTACTTAAAGTTGGGGAAATGGGGAATTTTCGGAGATGATATCCAATGGAACTTCGCCAAGTTCTTGGTCAGTAAGGATGGTCAAGTTGTTCATCGTTATTACCCCACCACTTCTCCACTTAGTCTTGAG TATGATATAAAGAAGTTACTGGAATAA
- the LOC105765221 gene encoding AT-hook motif nuclear-localized protein 5 isoform X1: protein MDGREAMALSGGSSPYYIHRGVGGPSSGSVTPTGISAFYSQQGFRPPSNPQVQLQSNIGSTFTGEPKNVSFPHGIEMGVSSGMPPGEPVKKKRGRPRKYAPGGQVSLGLLPLPSKPESSSGLDATGQKRKKGRPPGTGRKQQLATLGEWMNSSAGLAFAPHVVTVGIGEDIVAKMLSFSQQRPRAVCILSGSGTVSSVTLRQPASSTPTVTYEGQFEILCLSGSYLLAEDGGPRSRTGGISASLSTPDGHVIGGGIATLIASSLVQLVVCSFVYGGSKTKNKQLASPKAEEAVPQRCGDSTMPTTAPSTQHFIPPSMSAWPGSRPVGLRNPHADIDLMRG, encoded by the exons ATGGATGGGAGAGAAGCTATGGCATTATCAGGCGGGTCATCTCCTTATTATATTCATAGAGGGGTTGGTGGGCCTAGTTCTGGATCTGTGACACCCACTGGCATATCTGCATTTTATTCTCAACAAGGGTTCAGGCCCCCATCTAACCCCCAGGTTCAGCTTCAGTCAAATATTGGATCAACATTTACAGGGGAGCCTAAAAATGTCAGTTTCCCTCATGGCATTGAAATGGGTGTCTCCTCTGGGATGCCACCGGGGGAGCCGgtgaagaaaaagagaggaaggCCCCGGAAATATGCTCCTGGTGGGCAGGTTTCATTGGGACTTTTGCCATTGCCTTCTAAGCCTGAGTCTTCATCAGGCTTAGATGCTACTggccaaaaaagaaagaaaggccGTCCTCCTGGGACTGGGAGGAAGCAGCAATTAGCAACTCTAG GTGAATGGATGAACAGTTCGGCAGGGCTGGCCTTTGCTCCCCATGTTGTCACTGTTGGAATTGGAGAA GACATTGTAGCAAAAATGTTGTCCTTTTCACAACAAAGGCCAAGAGCTGTCTGCATCTTATCAGGCAGTGGTACAGTTTCCTCTGTAACCCTACGTCAACCTGCATCTTCTACTCCTACTGTGACATATGAG GGCCAGTTTGAGATATTATGCTTGTCCGGTTCTTACTTACTAGCCGAGGATGGTGGACCACGCAGTCGAACAGGGGGCATAAGTGCTTCACTTTCTACTCCTGATGGTCATGTCATAGGCGGTGGCATCGCAACATTGATTGCATCAAGCCTAGTTCAG CTGGTAGTTTGCAGCTTTGTTTATGGGGGAtctaaaacaaagaacaagcaACTGGCTAGCCCAAAAGCAGAGGAGGCTGTGCCCCAGCGCTGCGGTGACTCAACTATGCCAACAACTGCACCTTCAACTCAACATTTCATTCCCCCTTCTATGAGTGCTTGGCCCGGTTCACGGCCAGTTGGTCTGAGAAACCCTCACGCAGATATTGACTTGATGCGAGGATGA
- the LOC105765221 gene encoding AT-hook motif nuclear-localized protein 5 isoform X2, whose protein sequence is MDGREAMALSGGSSPYYIHRGVGGPSSGSVTPTGISAFYSQQGFRPPSNPQVQLQSNIGSTFTGEPKNVSFPHGIEMGVSSGMPPGEPVKKKRGRPRKYAPGGQVSLGLLPLPSKPESSSGLDATGQKRKKGRPPGTGRKQQLATLGEWMNSSAGLAFAPHVVTVGIGEDIVAKMLSFSQQRPRAVCILSGSGTVSSVTLRQPASSTPTVTYEGQFEILCLSGSYLLAEDGGPRSRTGGISASLSTPDGHVIGGGIATLIASSLVQTCWLE, encoded by the exons ATGGATGGGAGAGAAGCTATGGCATTATCAGGCGGGTCATCTCCTTATTATATTCATAGAGGGGTTGGTGGGCCTAGTTCTGGATCTGTGACACCCACTGGCATATCTGCATTTTATTCTCAACAAGGGTTCAGGCCCCCATCTAACCCCCAGGTTCAGCTTCAGTCAAATATTGGATCAACATTTACAGGGGAGCCTAAAAATGTCAGTTTCCCTCATGGCATTGAAATGGGTGTCTCCTCTGGGATGCCACCGGGGGAGCCGgtgaagaaaaagagaggaaggCCCCGGAAATATGCTCCTGGTGGGCAGGTTTCATTGGGACTTTTGCCATTGCCTTCTAAGCCTGAGTCTTCATCAGGCTTAGATGCTACTggccaaaaaagaaagaaaggccGTCCTCCTGGGACTGGGAGGAAGCAGCAATTAGCAACTCTAG GTGAATGGATGAACAGTTCGGCAGGGCTGGCCTTTGCTCCCCATGTTGTCACTGTTGGAATTGGAGAA GACATTGTAGCAAAAATGTTGTCCTTTTCACAACAAAGGCCAAGAGCTGTCTGCATCTTATCAGGCAGTGGTACAGTTTCCTCTGTAACCCTACGTCAACCTGCATCTTCTACTCCTACTGTGACATATGAG GGCCAGTTTGAGATATTATGCTTGTCCGGTTCTTACTTACTAGCCGAGGATGGTGGACCACGCAGTCGAACAGGGGGCATAAGTGCTTCACTTTCTACTCCTGATGGTCATGTCATAGGCGGTGGCATCGCAACATTGATTGCATCAAGCCTAGTTCAG ACGTGCTGGTTGGAATGA